Proteins encoded by one window of Crassostrea angulata isolate pt1a10 chromosome 9, ASM2561291v2, whole genome shotgun sequence:
- the LOC128162941 gene encoding ras-related protein Ral-A-like isoform X3 yields MSKAKTQQPQVIHKVIMVGSGGVGKSALTLQFMYDEFVEDYEPTKADSYRKKVVLDGEEVQIDILDTAGQEEYAAIRDNYFRSGEGFLCLFSITEQESFQATVDFREQILRVKNDDTIPFLLVGNKADLEDKRYVSVEEAQERAKQWSVPYVETSAKTRANVDKVFYDLMRTIRDKKAANAPGDPIPEHTTKCCVIL; encoded by the exons ATGTCGAAGGCGAAAACGCAGCAACCGCAGGTCATCCATAAAGTTATAATGGTCGGGAGTGGAGGTGTTGGAAAATCAGCCCTGACGCTACAGTTTATGTATGATGAG tttgTGGAGGATTATGAACCAACCAAGGCAGATTCTTACAGAAAGAAAGTGGTTTTAGATGGCGAGGAGGTACAGATAGATATTCTAGACACAGCGGGTCAGGAGGAGTACGCAGCAATCAGAGACAATTATTTCAGGAGTGGGGAGGGCTTTCTGTGTCTCTTTTCCATAACAGAACAAGAATCATTTCAAGCAACTGTTGACTTTAG GGAACAAATATTACGAGTGAAAAATGACGACACAATACCATTTCTGTTAGTGGGGAACAAGGCAGATCTCGAAGATAAACGTTACGTCAGCGTGGAAGAGGCGCAGGAACGGGCCAAACAGTGGAGCGTACCGTACGTGGAAACGTCCGCCAAGACCAGAGCTAATGTCGATAAG GTGTTTTATGACTTAATGCGAACCATTAGAGACAAAAAGGCAGCAAACGCCCCCGGAGACCCAATACCAGAACACACCACAAAGTGTTGTGTCATTCTGTGA
- the LOC128162941 gene encoding ras-related protein Ral-A-like isoform X1 produces MSKAKTQQPQVIHKVIMVGSGGVGKSALTLQFMYDEFVEDYEPTKADSYRKKVVLDGEEVQIDILDTAGQEEYAAIRDNYFRSGEGFLCLFSITEQESFQATVDFREQILRVKNDDTIPFLLVGNKADLEDKRYVSVEEAQERAKQWSVPYVETSAKTRANVDKCFYDLLRMIKQSKSGVRVGTINRRITAPSQRPVDRKSREVKPPDSSSNGCCQIL; encoded by the exons ATGTCGAAGGCGAAAACGCAGCAACCGCAGGTCATCCATAAAGTTATAATGGTCGGGAGTGGAGGTGTTGGAAAATCAGCCCTGACGCTACAGTTTATGTATGATGAG tttgTGGAGGATTATGAACCAACCAAGGCAGATTCTTACAGAAAGAAAGTGGTTTTAGATGGCGAGGAGGTACAGATAGATATTCTAGACACAGCGGGTCAGGAGGAGTACGCAGCAATCAGAGACAATTATTTCAGGAGTGGGGAGGGCTTTCTGTGTCTCTTTTCCATAACAGAACAAGAATCATTTCAAGCAACTGTTGACTTTAG GGAACAAATATTACGAGTGAAAAATGACGACACAATACCATTTCTGTTAGTGGGGAACAAGGCAGATCTCGAAGATAAACGTTACGTCAGCGTGGAAGAGGCGCAGGAACGGGCCAAACAGTGGAGCGTACCGTACGTGGAAACGTCCGCCAAGACCAGAGCTAATGTCGATAAG TGTTTTTATGATCTGTTACGCATGATCAAACAAAGTAAGTCAGGTGTGAGAGTCGGCACGATTAACCGCCGGATAACCGCTCCCAGTCAACGTCCAGTTGACCGGAAATCTCGAGAGGTCAAACCACCCGATAGCTCCTCTAATGGCTGCTGTCAAATCTTGTAG